The following coding sequences lie in one Sinorhizobium fredii USDA 257 genomic window:
- a CDS encoding helicase-related protein, with protein MILSGRGVTAVLGPTNTGKTHYAIERMVAHDSGVIGLPLRLLAREVYTRLVEKVGHHNVALITGEEKITPHRARYSVCTVEAMPRETTASFVAIDEVQLAGDLERGHIFTDRLLHLRGRGETLLLGAATMRPILEYLLPGITVVERPRMSQLLYAGSKKITRLPHRSAIVAFSADEVYAIGELIRRQRGGAAVVLGALSPRTRNAQVALYQEGDVDYLVATDAIGMGLNLDVDHVAFAQDRKFDGYQYRNLNPAELAQVAGRAGRHVRDGTFGVTGRVDPFEDELVHRIESHEFDSVRVLQWRSKAVDYSSLKALKHSLEAAPAVSGLTRALPAVDQQALEHLARYPEVIDVATTSERVEKLWEACALPDYRRITPAQHADLIASIYADLVRHGTVNEDFMAEQVRRADHTDGEIDTLSARIAQIRTWTYVSNRPGWLADPTHWQEKTREIEDRLSDALHERLTKRFVDRRTSVLMKRLRENAMLEAEISVNGDVFVEGHHVGQLTGFRFTLVAGSEGTDARAVQGAAQKALALEFEARAARLHAAGNNDLALSSDGLVRWLGDPVARLAASDHVMRPRVILLADEQLQANARDHVVARIERFVNHHISTVLKPLDDISRAEDLEGLAKGLAFQLVENLGVLFRRDVAEEVKSLDQESRASIRKYGVRFGAYHIFLPALLKPAPAELITLLWALKNDGLDKPGHGELIPMLAAGRTSVVTDPSFERTFYKLAGFRYLGKRAVRIDILERLADLIRPLLQWKPGMTPRPEGAYDGRRFTATTSMLSILGATPDDMEEILKGLGYRADSVTAEEAAAFLAKQDGTPAEAGASSEAAAEHVEADADAAAEPSEGGDAAPAENASAEAAPAEASGDETTAAEQPEEPAEPKPVLLWRPGTRQDNQRGGRQQGDQRRGGQRQGQGEAREGGRKGGAPARAKPQDGKPGGQRKERQDRHERHERHDRGAKFDNRPPRKEKPIDPDSPFAKLAALKEQLKK; from the coding sequence ATGATCCTGAGCGGCCGCGGGGTGACCGCGGTGCTCGGACCCACCAATACCGGCAAGACGCATTATGCCATCGAGCGCATGGTCGCGCATGACAGCGGCGTCATCGGGCTGCCGCTGAGATTGCTTGCCCGCGAGGTCTATACCCGTCTGGTCGAGAAGGTCGGGCACCACAATGTCGCGCTGATCACCGGCGAGGAGAAGATCACGCCGCATCGCGCCCGCTACTCGGTCTGCACGGTCGAGGCGATGCCGCGCGAGACGACGGCGTCTTTCGTCGCAATCGACGAGGTGCAGCTCGCCGGCGACCTGGAACGCGGTCACATCTTCACCGACAGGCTCTTGCATCTGCGCGGCCGGGGAGAAACGCTCCTCCTCGGTGCGGCGACCATGCGGCCGATCCTCGAGTATTTGCTGCCAGGCATCACAGTGGTCGAACGGCCGCGCATGTCGCAGCTTCTCTATGCGGGCTCGAAGAAGATCACCCGGCTGCCGCATCGATCGGCGATCGTCGCCTTCTCGGCCGACGAGGTCTATGCCATCGGCGAGCTGATCCGGCGGCAACGCGGCGGCGCCGCGGTCGTTCTCGGGGCGCTTTCGCCGCGCACCCGCAACGCACAGGTGGCGCTCTACCAGGAAGGCGATGTCGATTACCTGGTGGCGACAGACGCGATCGGCATGGGGCTCAATCTCGACGTCGATCATGTCGCCTTCGCGCAGGACCGCAAGTTCGACGGTTACCAATACCGCAACCTCAATCCGGCGGAGCTTGCCCAGGTCGCCGGCCGCGCCGGCCGGCACGTCCGCGACGGCACTTTCGGCGTGACCGGTCGCGTCGATCCCTTCGAGGACGAGCTGGTGCACCGGATCGAATCGCATGAGTTCGATTCGGTCCGGGTGCTGCAATGGCGCTCCAAGGCCGTCGACTACTCTTCGCTGAAGGCGCTGAAGCACAGCCTCGAGGCGGCACCGGCTGTGTCCGGGCTGACGCGCGCCCTTCCGGCCGTCGACCAGCAGGCGCTTGAGCATTTGGCGCGCTATCCGGAAGTGATCGATGTCGCCACGACCTCGGAACGCGTCGAGAAGCTCTGGGAGGCCTGCGCGCTTCCCGACTACCGCCGCATCACGCCGGCGCAGCACGCCGACCTGATTGCGAGCATCTATGCCGATCTCGTCCGCCATGGCACGGTCAACGAGGACTTCATGGCCGAGCAGGTTCGCCGCGCCGATCATACGGATGGCGAGATTGACACACTTTCGGCGCGAATCGCGCAGATCAGGACTTGGACCTATGTGTCCAACCGGCCCGGGTGGCTTGCCGATCCGACACACTGGCAAGAAAAGACGCGGGAAATCGAAGATCGATTGTCCGACGCGTTACATGAAAGGTTGACGAAACGCTTCGTTGACCGCAGGACATCTGTGCTCATGAAGCGCCTGAGAGAGAATGCGATGCTTGAAGCAGAAATCAGTGTGAATGGTGATGTCTTCGTCGAAGGACACCACGTCGGTCAGCTAACCGGTTTCCGGTTCACGCTCGTCGCCGGCAGCGAGGGAACGGACGCCAGGGCCGTTCAGGGCGCCGCCCAGAAGGCGCTTGCGCTGGAGTTCGAGGCACGCGCCGCCCGTCTGCATGCGGCCGGCAACAACGATCTGGCGCTTTCGTCGGATGGGCTCGTGCGCTGGCTCGGCGATCCCGTGGCGCGGCTTGCGGCGAGCGATCACGTCATGCGCCCCCGCGTCATCCTGCTCGCCGACGAGCAGCTTCAAGCCAACGCCCGTGACCATGTCGTGGCGCGGATCGAGCGCTTCGTGAACCATCACATCAGCACGGTGCTGAAGCCGCTCGACGACATTTCGCGTGCCGAGGATCTCGAGGGCCTGGCCAAGGGTCTGGCCTTTCAGCTCGTCGAGAATCTCGGCGTGCTCTTCCGTCGCGATGTCGCCGAAGAGGTGAAGTCGCTCGATCAGGAAAGCCGTGCGTCGATCCGCAAATATGGCGTTCGTTTCGGCGCCTACCATATCTTCCTTCCGGCCCTCTTGAAGCCGGCGCCGGCAGAGCTGATCACGCTTCTCTGGGCGCTGAAGAACGACGGCCTGGACAAGCCCGGCCACGGCGAACTCATTCCGATGCTTGCCGCCGGCCGGACTTCGGTCGTGACCGATCCGTCCTTCGAGCGGACCTTCTACAAGCTCGCCGGATTCCGCTACCTCGGCAAGCGCGCCGTGCGGATCGACATCCTGGAACGTCTCGCGGACCTCATCCGCCCGCTCCTGCAATGGAAGCCGGGCATGACGCCGCGGCCCGAGGGGGCCTATGACGGCCGTCGCTTCACGGCGACGACGTCGATGCTGTCGATCCTCGGTGCGACGCCGGACGATATGGAAGAGATCCTCAAAGGTCTCGGCTATCGCGCCGACAGCGTGACCGCGGAGGAGGCGGCAGCCTTCCTGGCGAAGCAGGACGGCACGCCGGCAGAGGCGGGCGCGTCGTCGGAAGCTGCTGCCGAGCACGTTGAAGCCGACGCAGATGCGGCGGCGGAGCCTTCCGAGGGCGGCGATGCGGCGCCGGCGGAAAACGCTTCGGCAGAAGCCGCCCCGGCAGAAGCGAGCGGCGACGAAACGACTGCCGCGGAGCAACCGGAAGAGCCGGCCGAGCCGAAGCCGGTGCTCCTGTGGCGTCCCGGCACCCGCCAGGACAACCAGCGCGGCGGCCGCCAACAGGGCGATCAGCGCCGCGGCGGCCAACGTCAGGGCCAGGGCGAGGCCAGGGAAGGCGGCCGCAAGGGCGGCGCTCCGGCGCGCGCCAAGCCTCAGGACGGCAAGCCGGGCGGTCAGCGCAAGGAGCGCCAGGACCGTCATGAGCGTCACGAACGTCACGACCGGGGCGCCAAATTCGACAATCGCCCGCCGCGCAAGGAAAAGCCCATCGATCCGGATTCGCCCTTCGCGAAGCTCGCCGCGCTCAAGGAGCAACTGAAAAAGTAG
- a CDS encoding MarR family winged helix-turn-helix transcriptional regulator: MPRRLESDTIGLLLTDVSRLLRGAFDRKVNAMALGITPGEARTLMQVAMTEDIKQAEIATRMGIEPMTLSAYLDRLEALGLVARMPDPADRRAKNVVITDKADPLLSELMAGLREMMNAYTESLGDEGRELLRGNLRILRDNLRRLDPCLAGKEKGTAE, encoded by the coding sequence ATGCCCCGAAGACTCGAATCCGACACGATCGGACTGCTGCTCACCGATGTCTCGCGCCTGCTGCGCGGTGCCTTCGACCGCAAGGTCAATGCGATGGCGCTCGGGATTACGCCCGGGGAAGCGCGCACGCTGATGCAGGTGGCCATGACCGAGGACATCAAGCAGGCGGAGATCGCCACTCGCATGGGGATAGAGCCGATGACGCTTTCGGCCTATCTCGATCGCCTCGAGGCGCTCGGGCTCGTGGCGCGCATGCCCGATCCGGCCGACCGGCGCGCCAAGAACGTCGTGATCACCGACAAGGCCGATCCGCTGCTTTCCGAACTGATGGCTGGTCTTCGCGAGATGATGAATGCCTATACCGAGAGCCTGGGCGACGAGGGGCGGGAGCTCTTGCGCGGCAATCTCCGGATCCTGCGTGACAATCTTCGTCGGCTCGATCCTTGCCTCG